Proteins encoded together in one Temnothorax longispinosus isolate EJ_2023e chromosome 5, Tlon_JGU_v1, whole genome shotgun sequence window:
- the LOC139813166 gene encoding F-box/LRR-repeat protein 4-like isoform X2, with protein MENMAFYHSINKVIAGEDHVNFIYQYVKDSDSSVNEYNYRNTCSISKTHRWIIGPPTNFPNYGDSLRTFVMRTHGFDISTSPWQKPIPNTCSLATDKQYDSDMYCNYIDLEFHEAVYPVRVSIYEVYNPGYVTKIWAQGKQQYPDDITLTKKKQWENNQWFLLWSGPPQNAVPLTSRIFSPPLKFCDFKTKILRLQFMYSHWDYSTRLDAVKLIGTSKLVLPKNPELNLTNLLKSINCKYSCHGDKHNLTPDHEAAHLDIVQLQKKFSKYCVICKSNTANSFNTRKFGHKQISQEIDVARSKQRYRNPFIKRGIYRNYLLRHHPNYAKLIKDIELYSNEYKEQSCSSFSTLPDEIVLIIFKNLDIKSLCRTSQVNKRFNILTRDPLLIKCLNLRNLRNTKSFCNHNVLFYFTFTCKYLQRLDLKQTNISVEHFNKFVNNCGNLTHLRLSGCGFLVDSVLLRISITCKMLKVLDVSFCNNQQYDSYKQQYKPLEFSCLENLEFLEDLNLRGMSIETETLCKILQKNRRMRNLNLSTFCGRSPSTSYKDRDAVAIQLGTSCPDLEIIDLTGCGITSRGIKALAECKNLRKLNISYTNYFGGTDQGNFGEPLTLCKNLKQILLDVPIENADSFAIFEQCPKLQTIYLQYERYNTTNGHLVALKEKYPHLSIYEYTGVSYEMNATYGYSCGNLTNINMNRFS; from the exons atggaAAATATGGCATTCTATCATTCAATCAATAAAGTCATAGCAGGTGAGGATCATGTTAACTTCATCTATCAATATGTAAAGGATAGCGATAGCTCTGTTAACGAGTATAACTATAGGAATACTTGCAGTATATCGAAAACCCATAGATGGATAATTGGACCACCTACCAATTTTCCTAATTATGGAGATTCTTTAAGAACATTTGTCATG AGGACTCATGGTTTCGACATCTCGACATCTCCATGGCAGAAACCTATACCAAACACATGTTCTCTTGCAACAGACAAACAATATGACAGTGACatgtattgtaattatattg aTCTCGAGTTTCATGAAGCCGTATATCCAGTCAGAGTCTCTATATATGAAGTATATAATCCTGggtatgtaacaaaaatttgggCTCAAGGTAAACAACAGTATCCAGATGACATAACTCTCACTAAGAAGAAGCAGTGGGAGAACAACCAATGGTTTCTATTATGGAGTGGACCACCTCAGAATGCAGTTCCTTTGACATCGCGGATATTTTCGCCGCCTTTAAAGTTCTGTGATTTCAAAACCAAAATACTCAGACTACAATTTATGTACAGCCACTGGGACTATTCCACACGCCTAGATGCTGTGAAGCTAATTGGCACGTCAAAATTAGTCCTACCTAAAAATCCTGAACTGAATTTGactaatttgttaaaaagtattaactGCAAGTATTCTTGCCATGGGGACAAGCATAATTTAACACCTGATCATGAAGCTGCACATTTGGATATAGTTCAGCTGCAAAAAAAGTTCTCAAAATATTGcgttatttgtaaaag CAATACAGCAAACAGTTTTAACACGAGAAAGTTCGGGCACAAGCAAATATCGCAGGAAATAGATGTAGCACGTTCTAAGCAAAGATATAGGAATCCATTTATTAAGAGAGGCATTTATAGGAACTATTTATTACGACATCATCCAAATTATGCaaagttaataaaagatatcgaACTCTATTCAAATGAATACAAAGAACAATCATGTAGCAGTTTTTCTACGCTTCCC GATGAAATAgtactaataatatttaaaaacttagaTATAAAGTCGTTGTGCCGTACGAGCCAAGTAAATAAACGcttcaatattttaacacGGGATCCTCTTCTCATTAAATGCTTAAATTTACGAAATTTGCGGAATACGAAATCTTTTTGTAAtcacaatgttttattttactttacatttacatgtaaatatttacaacgGTTAGATCTGAAACAAACCAACATTTCTGTTGAGCATTTCAACAAATTTGTCAACAATTGCGGCAATTTAACGCACTTACGATTAAGTGGCTGCGGATTTCTTGTCGACTCGGTTCTATTAAGAATTTCGATAACATGTAAAATGTTGAAAG tattggATGTCAGTTTTTGTAATAATCAACAATATGATTCATACAAACAACAATACAAACCATTAGAATTTTCGTGTCTCGAAAATCTAGAATTTCTAGAGGATTTAAACCTTAGAGGGATGTCTATAGAAACTGAAActctttgcaaaatattgcaaaaaaatcgcCGGATGCGTAACTTAAATTTGAGCACATTTTGCGGCCGATCACCATCAACGTCTTACAAAGATCGAGATGCAGTTGCAATACAATTGGGAACTTCGTGTCCAGATTTggaaataatagatttaacGGGCTGTGGTATTACCTCGCGAGGTATTAAGGCCCTCGCTGAATGcaagaatttacgaaaactgAACATttcatatac TAATTATTTTGGCGGAACCGATCAG GGCAACTTCGGCGAACCACTGACGCTGTGTAAAAACTTAAAACAAATACTTTTGGATGTACCTATCGAGAACGCCGACAGTTTCGCAATTTTCGAGCAATGTCCTAAATTGCAAACGATCTATCTTCAATATGAGAGGTATAATACGACCAATGGCCATTTGGTGGCCCTGAAAGAAAAGTACCCACATTTGTCCATCTATGAATATACCGGCGTGAGTTACGAAATGAACGCGACCTATGGATATTCCTGCGGGAACCtaactaatataaatatgaatagatTCTCATAA
- the LOC139813166 gene encoding F-box/LRR-repeat protein 4-like isoform X1 has product MENMAFYHSINKVIAGEDHVNFIYQYVKDSDSSVNEYNYRNTCSISKTHRWIIGPPTNFPNYGDSLRTFVMRTHGFDISTSPWQKPIPNTCSLATDKQYDSDMYCNYIDLEFHEAVYPVRVSIYEVYNPGYVTKIWAQGKQQYPDDITLTKKKQWENNQWFLLWSGPPQNAVPLTSRIFSPPLKFCDFKTKILRLQFMYSHWDYSTRLDAVKLIGTSKLVLPKNPELNLTNLLKSINCKYSCHGDKHNLTPDHEAAHLDIVQLQKKFSKYCVICKSNTANSFNTRKFGHKQISQEIDVARSKQRYRNPFIKRGIYRNYLLRHHPNYAKLIKDIELYSNEYKEQSCSSFSTLPDEIVLIIFKNLDIKSLCRTSQVNKRFNILTRDPLLIKCLNLRNLRNTKSFCNHNVLFYFTFTCKYLQRLDLKQTNISVEHFNKFVNNCGNLTHLRLSGCGFLVDSVLLRISITCKMLKVLDVSFCNNQQYDSYKQQYKPLEFSCLENLEFLEDLNLRGMSIETETLCKILQKNRRMRNLNLSTFCGRSPSTSYKDRDAVAIQLGTSCPDLEIIDLTGCGITSRGIKALAECKNLRKLNISYTNYFGGTDQVSLRRLFSSCQLLEKVNLLNLKGNFGEPLTLCKNLKQILLDVPIENADSFAIFEQCPKLQTIYLQYERYNTTNGHLVALKEKYPHLSIYEYTGVSYEMNATYGYSCGNLTNINMNRFS; this is encoded by the exons atggaAAATATGGCATTCTATCATTCAATCAATAAAGTCATAGCAGGTGAGGATCATGTTAACTTCATCTATCAATATGTAAAGGATAGCGATAGCTCTGTTAACGAGTATAACTATAGGAATACTTGCAGTATATCGAAAACCCATAGATGGATAATTGGACCACCTACCAATTTTCCTAATTATGGAGATTCTTTAAGAACATTTGTCATG AGGACTCATGGTTTCGACATCTCGACATCTCCATGGCAGAAACCTATACCAAACACATGTTCTCTTGCAACAGACAAACAATATGACAGTGACatgtattgtaattatattg aTCTCGAGTTTCATGAAGCCGTATATCCAGTCAGAGTCTCTATATATGAAGTATATAATCCTGggtatgtaacaaaaatttgggCTCAAGGTAAACAACAGTATCCAGATGACATAACTCTCACTAAGAAGAAGCAGTGGGAGAACAACCAATGGTTTCTATTATGGAGTGGACCACCTCAGAATGCAGTTCCTTTGACATCGCGGATATTTTCGCCGCCTTTAAAGTTCTGTGATTTCAAAACCAAAATACTCAGACTACAATTTATGTACAGCCACTGGGACTATTCCACACGCCTAGATGCTGTGAAGCTAATTGGCACGTCAAAATTAGTCCTACCTAAAAATCCTGAACTGAATTTGactaatttgttaaaaagtattaactGCAAGTATTCTTGCCATGGGGACAAGCATAATTTAACACCTGATCATGAAGCTGCACATTTGGATATAGTTCAGCTGCAAAAAAAGTTCTCAAAATATTGcgttatttgtaaaag CAATACAGCAAACAGTTTTAACACGAGAAAGTTCGGGCACAAGCAAATATCGCAGGAAATAGATGTAGCACGTTCTAAGCAAAGATATAGGAATCCATTTATTAAGAGAGGCATTTATAGGAACTATTTATTACGACATCATCCAAATTATGCaaagttaataaaagatatcgaACTCTATTCAAATGAATACAAAGAACAATCATGTAGCAGTTTTTCTACGCTTCCC GATGAAATAgtactaataatatttaaaaacttagaTATAAAGTCGTTGTGCCGTACGAGCCAAGTAAATAAACGcttcaatattttaacacGGGATCCTCTTCTCATTAAATGCTTAAATTTACGAAATTTGCGGAATACGAAATCTTTTTGTAAtcacaatgttttattttactttacatttacatgtaaatatttacaacgGTTAGATCTGAAACAAACCAACATTTCTGTTGAGCATTTCAACAAATTTGTCAACAATTGCGGCAATTTAACGCACTTACGATTAAGTGGCTGCGGATTTCTTGTCGACTCGGTTCTATTAAGAATTTCGATAACATGTAAAATGTTGAAAG tattggATGTCAGTTTTTGTAATAATCAACAATATGATTCATACAAACAACAATACAAACCATTAGAATTTTCGTGTCTCGAAAATCTAGAATTTCTAGAGGATTTAAACCTTAGAGGGATGTCTATAGAAACTGAAActctttgcaaaatattgcaaaaaaatcgcCGGATGCGTAACTTAAATTTGAGCACATTTTGCGGCCGATCACCATCAACGTCTTACAAAGATCGAGATGCAGTTGCAATACAATTGGGAACTTCGTGTCCAGATTTggaaataatagatttaacGGGCTGTGGTATTACCTCGCGAGGTATTAAGGCCCTCGCTGAATGcaagaatttacgaaaactgAACATttcatatac TAATTATTTTGGCGGAACCGATCAGGTTAGTTTACGTAGATTGTTTTCCTCTTGTCAACTCCTGGAAAAAGTCAATTTGTTGAATCTTAAGGGCAACTTCGGCGAACCACTGACGCTGTGTAAAAACTTAAAACAAATACTTTTGGATGTACCTATCGAGAACGCCGACAGTTTCGCAATTTTCGAGCAATGTCCTAAATTGCAAACGATCTATCTTCAATATGAGAGGTATAATACGACCAATGGCCATTTGGTGGCCCTGAAAGAAAAGTACCCACATTTGTCCATCTATGAATATACCGGCGTGAGTTACGAAATGAACGCGACCTATGGATATTCCTGCGGGAACCtaactaatataaatatgaatagatTCTCATAA
- the LOC139813167 gene encoding uncharacterized protein, with amino-acid sequence MHMGMGMPAEPLMDKMSDASMLKAKRDSVHQPCEPLYPHVHGAYSPPPVYVKPLIQPAYLKKELGIAQPFAPAHLQYVQQPHAYPAVVPKPAITYVKPVTPAINYHAAQHHQSLQYIKPVMPIYQSPIMPSYAPIYQKPLHYAPMYQSPLYQSPLYHDAMPKIFLKKYEAPVAQILYQKPLVHAPAVQYASPKVVHVQAPQVSYVKPVVHAPPSVYGPPQVHNSVIVKPYAEPHCA; translated from the coding sequence ATGCACATGGGCATGGGCATGCCGGCCGAGCCGCTGATGGACAAGATGTCAGACGCCTCGATGCTGAAGGCAAAGAGGGATTCCGTCCACCAACCTTGCGAGCCGCTCTACCCGCACGTTCACGGCGCTTACTCCCCGCCGCCGGTCTACGTTAAACCTCTGATCCAACCGGCCTACTTGAAGAAAGAGTTGGGCATAGCGCAACCCTTTGCACCAGCTCATTTGCAGTACGTTCAACAGCCGCACGCCTATCCCGCCGTGGTGCCGAAACCGGCCATCACGTACGTGAAGCCGGTGACGCCCGCGATAAACTATCACGCGGCGCAGCATCATCAGTCGTTGCAGTACATCAAGCCCGTGATGCCCATCTACCAAAGTCCTATTATGCCGTCCTACGCGCCGATCTATCAGAAGCCGCTGCACTACGCGCCCATGTACCAGAGCCCCTTGTACCAGAGCCCCTTGTACCACGACGCGATGCCGAAGATATTCCTCAAGAAGTACGAGGCGCCTGTCGCCCAGATACTCTACCAGAAACCGCTGGTTCACGCGCCCGCCGTTCAATACGCGTCACCGAAGGTGGTGCACGTACAGGCGCCGCAGGTGTCCTACGTGAAACCTGTGGTCCACGCACCACCATCCGTGTACGGCCCGCCGCAGGTTCACAATTCCGTTATAGTCAAGCCTTATGCAGAGCCTCATTGTGCGTAG
- the LOC139813166 gene encoding F-box/LRR-repeat protein 4-like isoform X4, with protein sequence MENMAFYHSINKVIAGEDHVNFIYQYVKDSDSSVNEYNYRNTCSISKTHRWIIGPPTNFPNYGDSLRTFVMRTHGFDISTSPWQKPIPNTCSLATDKQYDSDMYCNYIDLEFHEAVYPVRVSIYEVYNPGYVTKIWAQGKQQYPDDITLTKKKQWENNQWFLLWSGPPQNAVPLTSRIFSPPLKFCDFKTKILRLQFMYSHWDYSTRLDAVKLIGTSKLVLPKNPELNLTNLLKSINCKYSCHGDKHNLTPDHEAAHLDIVQLQKKFSKYCVICKSNTANSFNTRKFGHKQISQEIDVARSKQRYRNPFIKRGIYRNYLLRHHPNYAKLIKDIELYSNEYKEQSCSSFSTLPDEIVLIIFKNLDIKSLCRTSQVNKRFNILTRDPLLIKCLNLRNLRNTKSFCNHNVLFYFTFTCKYLQRLDLKQTNISVEHFNKFVNNCGNLTHLRLSGCGFLVDSVLLRISITCKMLKVIILAEPIRATSANH encoded by the exons atggaAAATATGGCATTCTATCATTCAATCAATAAAGTCATAGCAGGTGAGGATCATGTTAACTTCATCTATCAATATGTAAAGGATAGCGATAGCTCTGTTAACGAGTATAACTATAGGAATACTTGCAGTATATCGAAAACCCATAGATGGATAATTGGACCACCTACCAATTTTCCTAATTATGGAGATTCTTTAAGAACATTTGTCATG AGGACTCATGGTTTCGACATCTCGACATCTCCATGGCAGAAACCTATACCAAACACATGTTCTCTTGCAACAGACAAACAATATGACAGTGACatgtattgtaattatattg aTCTCGAGTTTCATGAAGCCGTATATCCAGTCAGAGTCTCTATATATGAAGTATATAATCCTGggtatgtaacaaaaatttgggCTCAAGGTAAACAACAGTATCCAGATGACATAACTCTCACTAAGAAGAAGCAGTGGGAGAACAACCAATGGTTTCTATTATGGAGTGGACCACCTCAGAATGCAGTTCCTTTGACATCGCGGATATTTTCGCCGCCTTTAAAGTTCTGTGATTTCAAAACCAAAATACTCAGACTACAATTTATGTACAGCCACTGGGACTATTCCACACGCCTAGATGCTGTGAAGCTAATTGGCACGTCAAAATTAGTCCTACCTAAAAATCCTGAACTGAATTTGactaatttgttaaaaagtattaactGCAAGTATTCTTGCCATGGGGACAAGCATAATTTAACACCTGATCATGAAGCTGCACATTTGGATATAGTTCAGCTGCAAAAAAAGTTCTCAAAATATTGcgttatttgtaaaag CAATACAGCAAACAGTTTTAACACGAGAAAGTTCGGGCACAAGCAAATATCGCAGGAAATAGATGTAGCACGTTCTAAGCAAAGATATAGGAATCCATTTATTAAGAGAGGCATTTATAGGAACTATTTATTACGACATCATCCAAATTATGCaaagttaataaaagatatcgaACTCTATTCAAATGAATACAAAGAACAATCATGTAGCAGTTTTTCTACGCTTCCC GATGAAATAgtactaataatatttaaaaacttagaTATAAAGTCGTTGTGCCGTACGAGCCAAGTAAATAAACGcttcaatattttaacacGGGATCCTCTTCTCATTAAATGCTTAAATTTACGAAATTTGCGGAATACGAAATCTTTTTGTAAtcacaatgttttattttactttacatttacatgtaaatatttacaacgGTTAGATCTGAAACAAACCAACATTTCTGTTGAGCATTTCAACAAATTTGTCAACAATTGCGGCAATTTAACGCACTTACGATTAAGTGGCTGCGGATTTCTTGTCGACTCGGTTCTATTAAGAATTTCGATAACATGTAAAATGTTGAAAG TAATTATTTTGGCGGAACCGATCAG GGCAACTTCGGCGAACCACTGA
- the LOC139813170 gene encoding uncharacterized protein, with protein sequence MKLFVLATMVAAVWASYEEEHGSSTYHETSKPVEIPIYKKYAIPIPHPVAVPVPQQIKIPIPQPYQVQVAVPHPVPVEVIKHVEIPIEKPEPYVIEKKVPYVVEKPYPVTVEKHFPVPIPKPYPVHVPVYKHVFHHKSSGHGHRGWKKH encoded by the exons ATGAAGCTTTTT GTGCTTGCTACAATGGTGGCCGCGGTGTGGGCCTCTTACGAGGAGGAGCACGGAAGTAGTACCTATCACGAAACGTCCAAGCCGGTGGAAATaccgatctacaaaaaatacgCGATACCAATTCCGCACCCGGTCGCCGTCCCGGTCCCTCAGCAAATTAAGATTCCGATACCTCAGCCCTATCAGGTCCAAGTCGCAGTTCCACATCCGGTGCCTGTGGAAGTTATTAAACACGTTGAAATACCTATAGAGAAGCCGGAACCATATGTTATAGAAAAAAAG GTACCATATGTCGTTGAAAAGCCGTATCCAGTGACAGTGGAGAAGCACTTTCCAGTGCCAATACCTAAACCGTATCCAGTTCACGTGCCGGTGTACAAGCACGTTTTCCACCATAAGAGCTCAGGACACGGCCACCGCGGCTGGAAGAAGCATTGA
- the LOC139812845 gene encoding uncharacterized protein, which translates to MAKEKCKSSISLRKHYKAEYEKNNIKLQVFLFSLVSFGDMVLANHYAEDHGGSSYEEKTKAVEIPIIKKYAIPIPHPVPVEVPKEIQIPVPQPYKVPFEIPHPYPVEVVKHVEIPIEKPEPFIVEKHVPYIVEKPYPVYVEKKFPVPVAKPYPVHVPVYKHVVHYTSKGKGH; encoded by the exons gaaacattataaagcggagtatgaaaaaaataatataaaattgcaggtTTTTTTGTTCAGTCTTGTTTCGTTCGGCGATATGGTGTTAGCTAACCATTATGCCGAGGATCACGGTGGTTCATCGTatgaagaaaaaacaaaagcTGTAGAAATtccaattattaaaaaatatg CTATACCTATCCCGCATCCTGTACCTGTCGAAGTGCCCAAGGAAATTCAAATACCAGTGCCTCAGCCCTACAAGGTGCCATTCGAGATCCCTCATCCATATCCGGTCGAAGTTGTTAAACACGTCGAGATACCTATCGAGAAGCCAGAGCCTTTTATTGTCGAGAAGCAT gTCCCTTATATCGTGGAGAAGCCATATCCCGTCTACGTGGAGAAGAAATTCCCCGTGCCAGTGGCAAAACCATATCCCGTTCATGTCCCAGTCTACAAACACGTGGTGCATTACACGTCTAAGGGTAAAGGGCATTAA
- the LOC139813166 gene encoding F-box/LRR-repeat protein 4-like isoform X3: MRTHGFDISTSPWQKPIPNTCSLATDKQYDSDMYCNYIDLEFHEAVYPVRVSIYEVYNPGYVTKIWAQGKQQYPDDITLTKKKQWENNQWFLLWSGPPQNAVPLTSRIFSPPLKFCDFKTKILRLQFMYSHWDYSTRLDAVKLIGTSKLVLPKNPELNLTNLLKSINCKYSCHGDKHNLTPDHEAAHLDIVQLQKKFSKYCVICKSNTANSFNTRKFGHKQISQEIDVARSKQRYRNPFIKRGIYRNYLLRHHPNYAKLIKDIELYSNEYKEQSCSSFSTLPDEIVLIIFKNLDIKSLCRTSQVNKRFNILTRDPLLIKCLNLRNLRNTKSFCNHNVLFYFTFTCKYLQRLDLKQTNISVEHFNKFVNNCGNLTHLRLSGCGFLVDSVLLRISITCKMLKVLDVSFCNNQQYDSYKQQYKPLEFSCLENLEFLEDLNLRGMSIETETLCKILQKNRRMRNLNLSTFCGRSPSTSYKDRDAVAIQLGTSCPDLEIIDLTGCGITSRGIKALAECKNLRKLNISYTNYFGGTDQVSLRRLFSSCQLLEKVNLLNLKGNFGEPLTLCKNLKQILLDVPIENADSFAIFEQCPKLQTIYLQYERYNTTNGHLVALKEKYPHLSIYEYTGVSYEMNATYGYSCGNLTNINMNRFS, encoded by the exons ATG AGGACTCATGGTTTCGACATCTCGACATCTCCATGGCAGAAACCTATACCAAACACATGTTCTCTTGCAACAGACAAACAATATGACAGTGACatgtattgtaattatattg aTCTCGAGTTTCATGAAGCCGTATATCCAGTCAGAGTCTCTATATATGAAGTATATAATCCTGggtatgtaacaaaaatttgggCTCAAGGTAAACAACAGTATCCAGATGACATAACTCTCACTAAGAAGAAGCAGTGGGAGAACAACCAATGGTTTCTATTATGGAGTGGACCACCTCAGAATGCAGTTCCTTTGACATCGCGGATATTTTCGCCGCCTTTAAAGTTCTGTGATTTCAAAACCAAAATACTCAGACTACAATTTATGTACAGCCACTGGGACTATTCCACACGCCTAGATGCTGTGAAGCTAATTGGCACGTCAAAATTAGTCCTACCTAAAAATCCTGAACTGAATTTGactaatttgttaaaaagtattaactGCAAGTATTCTTGCCATGGGGACAAGCATAATTTAACACCTGATCATGAAGCTGCACATTTGGATATAGTTCAGCTGCAAAAAAAGTTCTCAAAATATTGcgttatttgtaaaag CAATACAGCAAACAGTTTTAACACGAGAAAGTTCGGGCACAAGCAAATATCGCAGGAAATAGATGTAGCACGTTCTAAGCAAAGATATAGGAATCCATTTATTAAGAGAGGCATTTATAGGAACTATTTATTACGACATCATCCAAATTATGCaaagttaataaaagatatcgaACTCTATTCAAATGAATACAAAGAACAATCATGTAGCAGTTTTTCTACGCTTCCC GATGAAATAgtactaataatatttaaaaacttagaTATAAAGTCGTTGTGCCGTACGAGCCAAGTAAATAAACGcttcaatattttaacacGGGATCCTCTTCTCATTAAATGCTTAAATTTACGAAATTTGCGGAATACGAAATCTTTTTGTAAtcacaatgttttattttactttacatttacatgtaaatatttacaacgGTTAGATCTGAAACAAACCAACATTTCTGTTGAGCATTTCAACAAATTTGTCAACAATTGCGGCAATTTAACGCACTTACGATTAAGTGGCTGCGGATTTCTTGTCGACTCGGTTCTATTAAGAATTTCGATAACATGTAAAATGTTGAAAG tattggATGTCAGTTTTTGTAATAATCAACAATATGATTCATACAAACAACAATACAAACCATTAGAATTTTCGTGTCTCGAAAATCTAGAATTTCTAGAGGATTTAAACCTTAGAGGGATGTCTATAGAAACTGAAActctttgcaaaatattgcaaaaaaatcgcCGGATGCGTAACTTAAATTTGAGCACATTTTGCGGCCGATCACCATCAACGTCTTACAAAGATCGAGATGCAGTTGCAATACAATTGGGAACTTCGTGTCCAGATTTggaaataatagatttaacGGGCTGTGGTATTACCTCGCGAGGTATTAAGGCCCTCGCTGAATGcaagaatttacgaaaactgAACATttcatatac TAATTATTTTGGCGGAACCGATCAGGTTAGTTTACGTAGATTGTTTTCCTCTTGTCAACTCCTGGAAAAAGTCAATTTGTTGAATCTTAAGGGCAACTTCGGCGAACCACTGACGCTGTGTAAAAACTTAAAACAAATACTTTTGGATGTACCTATCGAGAACGCCGACAGTTTCGCAATTTTCGAGCAATGTCCTAAATTGCAAACGATCTATCTTCAATATGAGAGGTATAATACGACCAATGGCCATTTGGTGGCCCTGAAAGAAAAGTACCCACATTTGTCCATCTATGAATATACCGGCGTGAGTTACGAAATGAACGCGACCTATGGATATTCCTGCGGGAACCtaactaatataaatatgaatagatTCTCATAA
- the LOC139813877 gene encoding uncharacterized protein, translating into MFNYLFLSLLVVAVCEAGIITNVDHSHHGVYHGYGATSYQNVQLDNHDAIVVPANYGDPAELHETLGHHHERIIPIVESHNDIEHIVPHSAAYEEFTVADIKSDIHKSDILEHYFDHDHYETL; encoded by the exons ATGTTTAACTAT TTGTTCCTCTCTCTATTGGTAGTCGCCGTTTGCGAGGCGGGTATAATAACGAACGTGGATCACTCGCATCACGGGGTTTATCACGGCTATGGCGCTACCAGTTATCAAAATGTGCAGCTTGACAATCACGATGCTATAGTGGTGCCCGCGAATTACGGAGATCCTGCGGAGCTTCACGAGACTTTGGGGCACCATCACGAGCGAATCATTCCAATCGTGGAGTCTCACAATGACATAGAACACATCGTGCCCCATTCCG cTGCATATGAAGAATTTACTGTCGCTGACATTAAATCTGACATACACAAATCTGACATACTCGAGCATTATTTTGATCACGACCATTATGAAACATTATGA